A window of Triplophysa dalaica isolate WHDGS20190420 chromosome 12, ASM1584641v1, whole genome shotgun sequence genomic DNA:
ataaatatattttcaccaCGTTACTTAGCGATTTCCAAGGATGTGAAGAgactaaaataattaaaataggCTGCAGTTTAATTAGGCAGAGAATTTGTAAGCGTATTTGGCTTGCTGTTTAGGGAGAAGGTCTCCTTCCCCGGACCTGGAGCATTCTCTCCTTTGTCCGGGGCGATGGCTCGGATCTCTGTGTTTGCTTGAGCCCGGAGCGCTTCCCCCCTCCCTAAATAGAGGGTTTAGGAGGGTGGAGGACGGATGCTGCAAAACGTGGAGTGACAGAGGTGAGACGATTTGACTATTTATAGGGTTTGCTCTTGGTTTGGAATGGACGAGAGACGTAATGGCTAATGGCTGGCAGCTGTGTAAGCATTTGCAGGTGTTCCTCCCTAGCTTTGTTCAtcaaacatcatttttcaaCTAGCATAACACAAAGTGTTCCTGTAACGAATTGCCTTCCCAGCCTAAAATTACCAAAAACGATTAATAAAGCACTTCTACATAACACAGTTTCCAACACATAGATTTGTACATGACAGCAGATCTCTAACACTCACATTTCTCCAGGttcagtgtgtgtttacattgaaGTGTGGACTCAAAGACTATGGATATGTGGTAAATCAAACAGTAAACTTTTGccacagtgtttgtgtttttgaccGCGTTTAAAGCTGCCAGGAGGTACAGTATTATTCACTGCTccatattttttctcttatggCTCCTCTTCTGCGTGCCAGGTCAGCTTGTCCTCGTAAAAGCCGATTACCATCTGGGGCCACCTTTTACTAGCCTCCCTGGCAGACAGTAAAGCCACCTCATCTGTGTTTTTCCTGAgtggaaataaagaaataatgatCAAGCATCATTGGACAAGCGTAACAACTTAAAGTAACAGAATCACATAAACATATATGTTGTCCTGGGTTATAAACTCCTCTATGCACTTCACAGAAGCGTGATGGCCACTGCAGTGATCTGTTTGCCTTTATAGTGTGGTTCGGGTGCTTCTGATCACTTCTGTGTCAAGGAACATGAAAGGAACTGTCTCTACACAAAACCATTACTCTAGTGGTGAATAGCTTAATATGAAACATGTGACCCTCAAAGTTacctatattttatataaaacagaATTAAACCCTAATTCTAATTACAGTGCTGTGGTAAAAAATTTACCACTTGATGAGGAACATGAGCTCTCCCTGTCGGTCTGTGGATCCGATAATACAGTCTGGTTCTTGGTAAGATTGACCTGCAGGGATCTCAGAGCTGTGATCGCCAGCCTCTTCATTACTTCTCTCAATGAGCTCCATCGGAGACCGCTGGTGAGCCTGCGCATCCCAGACAAAGAACGCAACATTATAAACCCTAAATATGGAGACTGATGATATATTTCAAAGAGCAGTGAATCTATGGTTTGGACAGGGTGTGCAGGACTAAACTCTACACAATCAAtccgtttatttttattttttatacataccGTCTGATTATAAAAACGAAACCATTAaaagttctttcatcatttaccgACACTCATTCATTTACACAACcacactttcttctgcagaactaaAACAACGAACTAAACAACATAGGCCTGCATTAACATCCATTGTATGGTCACAAAGCCAAacatttctcaattttttttatgtgttctacagaagaacgaatcatacaggtttttggaggaaataataaaaaatattatgatgacataatttttgttTTCAGGTAGATGCTttccataaaataaacattaaagttGCATGTATTACTAACAAAAAAGCTTATTCTAGAtaatggcaaaaataataataaacatatagaTAAAAATTGAtcggaattttttttttatttggtttaatatATTGTTACCTAAAGCAATGGACTTCCAAGATTTTAAATTATGATAAACAGCAACAGTGTAAAGGAACCTTTATGTGCtattgaaaatgaaagtgtaaAGTCTGAATGGCACAGCATGTGCACCTGTCTAGTATATAAAGACTAACCGTATCAGTATCGACCTCAGTTAACTCTTGCTTAGGCTGGACATCATGGTATGTAGACTGAAACCCGTCTGGTTCTGTTTCTCCTGTGACAGACAGGTTTCTGAGAAACTCCTCTATTAGCTCAGGACAATCCAGGTTGTCCTCTGGTTCCCAGGTATTCTCCGCACTGAGAAGAGATTTTCATACACTGGTagatttttacaatattactgCCAggcacacaaacaacaacatcaaaCTTTCCGGATAACCTCACTCACTCTGTGAAACCTTTCCACTTCAAATAGTATTCAACTCTTCCTTCATGTACTCTTCTGCGGGTGATTTTTTCTACTGCAAACTCCTGTACGATCGTTGTCTCTtctgcttttctgtttttcacatTCTGCTTTTTCCTCATGGTTTACTGCAACACGCTTGTCAAAGTATTATGAAgctaaagaaaaacattcaatGCATTAGTTTGCAAAGCCTCACAAAATACGTGCTTGTTACAGTGAGGTTATCGGATGAATGGACCTGTCATCAAGACAGTTCTTAGCAACTTAGCATCGATGCCAACAGATCATTTACATAGCCTATAGGTCGTATGTAAAGTTCCCACTGACAACTTTTTTATTCGCAAATAAAACAGACCTATGAGTGTTAAACAGTACACGCTATTCGCTCTCCGCTTGATGCTGAATTTGAGAAGTGTCGAGCCCACCTGCCGATGTCTCCACGCAGTTCACGCGCTAGTCTTTTATTCCCACGGCTGCTGATAAATGATCTCAGACAACCATCCGGACAGAAGATCACAATGCAATCCAGTAACCTAATGCATCGTCACTTTCGCCTCCAAAATCGCGACTTTcctgttttgtttacataactTTTCGTGAATGAGACAAATTAAACATGGCCGATTGGGAGAAGGGGAGGAAGTGGTTTCAAAGGGAAGAGGTCAGTTCAGGAAAGCCGGGGGAGGAATCCTTAAAGGCGCATCATGAGAGGGAAACCTGGCACAATGACGTTTTTGAGGCGAGTTTGCTCATACTCACACACTCCATCATTTATTATAACACACAATAATACTTTCATTTCAGTCTTTGGAATTgcgaaaatgttttttttttcatatacgCTCACGGGAGTTACAGTTCTACGCAATAATGCCAGTGGTTTTGTACGTGAAAGGAACAACAGTGTGTGTTGTACTGGGAAAACCTAATATCTCCGTTTTGGAAAGATTCAAAAAGGTTAATGCGTTTTGTGACATGTGCGTGTAATAATGTTGGAGCCCACCGGAGGGCGCACTCTTCCCTTAATATGAGACTAGATTAAACAGATTGACTGTCAAATAGACAAACAACAGCTACAGTACGAAGTAATTTAACGGAATTATTTTAACTTCGAATTTAGAAACGTTACTCTTTTAGTtgatattttagatttaatattagttaataattaaaatattcgTTAAGCCCTTGTGGGAATCACAAATGCCTTAATGATGTGTGTTGCGTTTGGAACTCTTTCGTGAGTTTTTAGGATATTTTGCTTTAAGAAAGTCAAATTATTGATGTTGAAATCCACGTAGGCGTGCTCTCTTGGATCGGGGGAGGATTTTGGGGGGGTCATTGGGGTCTTGGGGGGGGATCGACAACACAGTTATAACAATGCGGAGCTCTTTACTTCAGGACGGTCTGGTGAAAATGACCACGGATTTCATTCCTGAGTTTAAACTCCTCCCATGTttgaattttaatatttgattgaCAGCGTTTCTGCTTCCAATCAGAAAGTGGAAGGAGTTTGATTGGCTGAGTTGTTCATCCAATTGCATCACAGATAAAAGGggtaaaataaacttttttccttttgtAGATTTGCAAAATGAACATCAGTAAAGTTTATTTACTTAGAACATATAATTGTGTGATGTTAGTAACTcgctaatatttatttttaatttgcttGTTTAATATCGTTGTATACCAATGTcagaagataaagaaaaaatcaAGACTTGCTAATATTAAATACATAGGCTACGTTCTTTAACGTGATGTTTAGTGCTAAACCTGCACCTACTTCTTCTAAAAGTCCACCAGAGGTCACTGTTATCTATTCATTCACTACGTCTTTTTGCCGTTTTTAATAAtaagagaaaacaagaaaatatgcatttaaatattacTTTAGAGCTTATTTATCAGGATGTGCAGTTTACAGACTGCAAGAC
This region includes:
- the cbx3b gene encoding chromobox protein homolog 3b, yielding MRKKQNVKNRKAEETTIVQEFAVEKITRRRVHEGRVEYYLKWKGFTDAENTWEPEDNLDCPELIEEFLRNLSVTGETEPDGFQSTYHDVQPKQELTEVDTDTAHQRSPMELIERSNEEAGDHSSEIPAGQSYQEPDCIIGSTDRQGELMFLIKWKNTDEVALLSAREASKRWPQMVIGFYEDKLTWHAEEEP